ccaacaCTACTCCGTAATCAATGGTTGGGAGATGGTGACACTAACAAAAAGACAGCAGGCTGAGGTGGAGCTAAAGATGCTTTCATTTTCTTGAAAGTTACCTGAATGAACAGGATTAGAAATAAGGGGTGCATATATGATGTAGCTCATAATTGGCTTGATAATTTGGATTTCAATTATTCTGGCATGTTATGGTTTACTTGTTAGGTGACATGTCTTTGAATATTGCAGCTTTCACGAGAATAGCTTGATTAAACAAGGCAGCTACATGTGGATATCATGGTACAGCACAGTGCTGGACAtttgttttatctttgtttCCAAAATATTGTTACAACCTACCCTACCTCTGTATAATTATGATATAATAATTATAGTGTGTGCATTTTGTATGTTCATTTTAACAGAATAAAGAAGAGTCATGCAAGCATTTTTGAAAGGAGCAACGGGTCAGGCAGCCAGGCCTCAGAAAGATAAGGCAGTGGCTGGACCCAGTGCAGAGAAGAAAGCCAAGGCTGTTCCTTGGGTAGAAAAGTAGTAAGTATGACCCACAAAGGTGTACTGTACACTACATCTGATTAACTATACAGAGTTACAGGAATCTCAAGAATCCTTCAGGACAAAACTTTTAACCGCCTTTTAACCGGGGGACTGTTCAGTATTGCCATAAAAAtccaacatttttttgttttgtttttttagtcttGGGGTtgatttacagaaatgtttaaTCTGTAAAATGCATAATGAATAATAGCGTCATGTGtctcatttttacattttgatcaTCTTTTGATGTCACAGTGAAATTCAGGATTGTTTCTTGACTCAAAATGATTATTAAATCCCCCAAACATGGAACACATATTTTGCATGTAAGTGCGTTGGAGGGTGACCACAGAGCTACAAATAAAACAGTTGGAcgtacattgtttttttttttccttccccatCTTTACAAGAATTTCTGGTCCTTTTAACTGACTGCCATTATTTcacaaatgtattatttattatgtatatatttatttaatattcttATGCAGTGCACTATCATCctaatatattttattctatcaGTTATTGTGTAATAGATAGTTACACTACAGTATTTTTAACTTGGTTCGGtcgttgtggttttttttttttttttttttttttttgtgttcttcTCTTTTTGTAATTTCGTTCAGCAGTGCTTCTGCGATATGTTGACTAATGACAATAAAATAATCTAAAGTCATATTTTTGTGAAACTTTTGTTTAACACACAATTATCACCTAAATTATGATATAAGGTCATGTTTGTCATTTTAGAGGCAAGACAATGTGAAATGTAATGGATAGTGAGTCATATTATTGACTTTCAGATGTTTAAATTGAACAAATATTTCACGGTGATGCGGTTAAAAGTgcttctgttttgttgttgcacaGTTCTCTGGAGTCTATATATAATCTGTAGCCTGTGCTGATATTGAAGCTTGTGAGGTACTCaaaccagttttgtttttttttctctttcttcaatGAACTCCAGCAGGCCAAAGTGTGTTGATGAGGTGGCCTTTCAGGAGGAGGTTGTAGCAGTGTTGAAGAAGTCTCTGGAAGGAGCAGATGTAAGTaacatttggttgttttttttgggggggggggttatagcCTTGGCTGCATTACTGCATTTGGTTTGTTGATGACAATGAAAATGCCATACACTCTGGTTTTTGGTCCCTTTAATCTTGTGATTCAGAACAGAGCCTTTCAAGATCATAATGTGGAGGGTTGTTTTGGGTGGAAGTGGACAGTAAACATTTCTCTTATCTGACAGACAACTTTAGTCAGCAGACTTCCCATCACCTGATAGGAGatgagtgtgtttttgttctcGTGCATGTACCACGTATACTGTAAGAATGTTTTCGAACTTGTGTCAGATTGCTTTGTCACAATGTAGCAGTGTGTTGTCAGATATACAGTATAAACATGGTTATTTCCAATATTTTTGTATTCGGGTTGTACTTGTGCTCATTTTGCACATTCTGCAAGGCCATAAAGGCACAGTATCATTGGATCTGTGTTTAAATTGCAGCTTCCCAACTTGCTCTTCTATGGCCCTCCTGGAACAGGAAAGACCTCTACCATCTTAGCTGCTGCCAGAGAACTTTATGGGTGGGTAAACTGTATGTGTGGTATTTGATAAGAGATTTCACATCAGTCATTTCTTCATCATAGTTTTTAAACCTTTGTTgatctctctccttttttctttgcacTGTTCCTGCTCATATTTGACTCATGTCTCTGTTTTCAGTCCAGAACTGTACAGGCAGAGGGTGCTGGAGCTCAATGCCTCAGATGAAAGAGGCATCCAGGTCGTCAGAGATAAAGTCAAAAACTTTGCTCAGCTCACTGTTGCCGGGACACGCCCAGAGTGAGTCAGCATTTTACAGTTTGTGATAATAAGAAAACAGCTAgacttattttttgttttgggtttttttttgtacgAGGTTACTCACATTTATAAATTGGTAAATGTGAATTAAAAGGCAAACTGGGATTGTTTTCAGCTCTGCATACATCAGACGTCATCCTCTAATTGTAGAGCCAATCACAAATTGAAGGAATAAGTTCCTGTATGTACAGTTTTCCTTTAAAACATGCAAATATTTTTGGCTATAAAGGTAAAGTGACTGTGCGTCATAAAGCACATTTCAGTGGTGCCAGCAGTGCTCTGATGATAACTCAGTTTACAGACAGAACAGCTTTTGGAATAATTATTGAAATAAAGTACCAAAGTCTCTGTCAGTAAAGTCCAAACTAATGTTGAAACTTTCACTATTTTGCTACATTTGCAGCGGGAAGTCGTGTCCTCCTTTTAAGATCATCATACTGGATGAGGCCGATTCCATGACAGCGCCAGCTCAAGCTGCTCTCAGACGGACCATGGAGAAGGAGTCTCGCACAACTCGGTTTTGTCTCATCTGTAACTATATAAGCAGGTCTGCTGTGGGTTGTTGCTCAGAATCAATTAAACACACAGTTAACACAGTTATTGTAATCCTgcttgtatgtctgtgtgttttctagGATTATTGAGCCTCTGACTTCTCGGTGCTCCAAGTTTCGCTTCAAACCTCTAGCCAATCAGATCCAGGAAGAACGCCTACTAGAGATATGTGAAAAGGAGAACCTCAAGTACACCAAAGAGGtaggaagaaagaaaatgattgTGCTGCTATCCGGTCTTcaagtgatgacgtgatgaatcctgcttctgGGCCCAAACGACTCAGCGTTTAataaggcttttgtgtttttaacacgttttaatgctttgtatcttgttctatttaatctcaacaagcccctaaaaacagtcagtgatcacagTGGTCAgcctttctgtttttattaccactattcattttaaagcttcaGGTTTtgaaaccttacgatgtaactacagccgagcccatgcagcagtatattaatgactaacctggtATTTTGGATGGATTATATCAGtcgttctcctgactgaagtttggtccttttacagcatcctgccatgcggttgcatttgtccctaaccttCGGGAACCCTcgcgttaacttttattgagtggaaaaaagttagcgttcgtCCTCCAGCCTAtctgtgtttatgctaacataactgtgtcgctagcgatcatgtagcacatcattatataccagctagccaaacttcagtaaccctataaacgtcactgctgtttagttttctgtcttcatttatgtcggaagtgatagcagagctgtacatcttaatttttttcagaaatctctgtcagaacatggtatattatatttaagtggaaactagcgagctaacttcctgctaacttctaacagtgttaaatttcataaattctgttttcatggatgcctggatgttaaacttaattgttacacctggtaaagcagcaacactgatcattttattacagatgaaagaatttagacagttttcaatcctcagtgatgccgcagcgATCGTTTGACTGTGACCTTAAGCggagtttgggcccagacaTGGCTAATGACATCAGATTTAAAGACCAGATAGTGTAATGTAGACCTGAGAGAAATTTCTAAGATGTCTTACGCACTTCTAGTGTAGGTTCATTTTTTAATTGCTCGATACATGGGGAAAAATGCC
The window above is part of the Maylandia zebra isolate NMK-2024a linkage group LG23, Mzebra_GT3a, whole genome shotgun sequence genome. Proteins encoded here:
- the rfc4 gene encoding replication factor C subunit 4, translating into MQAFLKGATGQAARPQKDKAVAGPSAEKKAKAVPWVEKYRPKCVDEVAFQEEVVAVLKKSLEGADLPNLLFYGPPGTGKTSTILAAARELYGPELYRQRVLELNASDERGIQVVRDKVKNFAQLTVAGTRPDGKSCPPFKIIILDEADSMTAPAQAALRRTMEKESRTTRFCLICNYISRIIEPLTSRCSKFRFKPLANQIQEERLLEICEKENLKYTKESIAALVRVSEGDLRKAITFLQSAARLNVDKEITDCAVIEIAGVVPDKMIDNLLQICFRGTFEKLEVAVRNMVDEGYAATQILTQLHECVIEQDLSDKQKSTITEKMAVVCKCLSDGADEYLQLLSLCSVIMQEASHN